A stretch of DNA from Staphylococcus equorum:
CTCCATACTAAATGTTCTGGAATTCCTAATTCGATACCTAATTCCCGTACTTCGTCTTTAAACAATGTATTGATTGGTTCGATTAATTGGAATTCCATATCTTCTGGTAATCCACCAACGTTATGGTGTGATTTAATTGTTTGTGCAGTTTTCGTACCTGATTCAATAACATCCGTATACAATGTACCTTGAGCTAGGAAGTCTACGCCTTCTAGCTTAGACGATTCGTCATCAAATACATAGATAAATTCATTACCAATGATTTTACGTTTTTGTTCTGGGTCAGATACACCTTTTAGTTTACTCATGAAACGTTCTTGTGCGTCCACACGAATAATGTTCATATTGAAACCTTCACCAAATTGTTCCATTACCATGTCGCCTTCACCTTTACGTAAAAGACCATGGTCTACGAAGATACATGTTAATTGGTCACCGATTGCTTTGTGTAGTAATACTGAAACTACTGATGAATCTACCCCACCGCTCATTGCAGAAAGGACTTTACGATCGCCAACGAGGTTGCGGATTTTTTCAATTTCAATATCGATAAAGTTTTCCATTGACCATTGGCCTGTACAATCACAGACGCGACGTACAAAGTTACGTAATAAATCATTACCGAATTCTGTATGACGTACTTCTGGGTGGAATTGTACGCCATAGATACGGCGCTCTTTATCTTCGATAGCTGCATAGCTTGTACTTGGGCTATCTGCAATAACTTCAAAACCTTCAGGAATTTCAATTACTTTGTCCGAATGACTCATCCAAACATTTTGTTCTTCTGGTAAACCAAAGAATAATTCATCAGTTTTAGCATTAATAACTGCTTTACCATATTCGCGTTCATTAGCGCGCTCAACTTTTCCACCTAATAATTTAGTTGTAAGTTGCATACCATAGCAAATACCTAAAATAGGAATACCTAAATTATATATTTCTGGATCAATAGTAAATGAATCTTCTTCGTAAACTGAATTTGGTCCACCAGAAAGGATAATACCTTTAGGGTTCAAACTTTTAATTTCATCTATACTCATTTCATGATCGTGTAATTCACTGTACACTCCCATTTCACGAATACGACGCGTAATTAATTGGTTGTATTGGCTACCAAAGTCTAAAACAAGTATGAGCTCTTGCTCTTTCGCCATTTCCATAACTTTTAAATCTCCTTTGACTTAGAATGAATAATTTGGTGATTCTTTTGTAATTTGAACATCATGTGGGTGACTTTCTGCTAGTCCAGCAGGCCCCATACGTGTAAACTGTGCTTCTTCTCTTAGTGCTTCTAAGTTTCTTGAACCAGTATAACCCATACCAGATCTTACGCCGCCCATAAGTTGATAAATTGTATCTTGTAATGAACCTTTATAAGCAATACGGCCTTCAATACCTTCTGGAACGAATTTCTTAGGTGTTTTGTCCTCTTGGAAATAACGGTCATTGGAACCACTTTCCATAGCACCTAATGAACCCATACCTCTGTATACTTTATATTGTCTACCTTGGAATACTTCTGTTGCGCCAGGACTTTCTTCAGTACCAGCGAGTAAGCTTCCTAACATTACCGCATGTCCACCAGCAGCTAATGCTTTGATGATGTCACCAGAGAATTTAATACCGCCATCAGCAATAATTGATTTGCCTTGTCTACGTGCTTCTGTAGCACAATCATAGATAGCTGTAATTTGAGGTACACCAACACCTGCTACAACACGTGTTGTACAAATTGAACCTGGACCAATACCTACTTTAACTACATCTGCACCTGCATCATATAACGCTTTTGTACCTGCAGTAGTAGCTACATTACCAGCGATTAATGTTACTTGTGGGAATTGCTCTTTAATATGCGCAACTTGGTCTAACACGCCTTTAGAATGGCCATGTGCTGTGTCGATTACTAACGCATCTACGCCAGCTTCAACTAATTTTTTAGCACGGATGTCTGTGTCTTTAGCGATACCAATTGCCGCACCAACTAATAATCTACCGTGTGCATCTTTAGCTGAATATGGGAATTCAAGTACTTTTTCAATATCTTTAATTGTGATTAAACCTTCTAAACGTCCTTCTTTTACTAGAGGTAGTTTTTCGATTTTATGTTTTTGTAATAATTTTTCAGCTTCATCTAATGTTGTGCCAACAGGTGCTGTAACTAGTCCATCTTTAGTCATCACATCAGAAATTTTAATTGAAAAATCTTCAATAAAACGTAAATCACGGTTTGTAATAATACCTACAAATTGTCTATCTTCTTTACTATTAACAATTGGTACGCCTGAGATACGATATTTACCCATCAATGCTTCCGCTTCAAAAACACTTTCTTCAGGTGTTAAGAAAAATGGATTTGAAATAACACCATTTTCAGAGCGTTTTACTTTTTGAACTTCGTCTGCTTGATCTTCAATGTTCATGTTTTTATGAATTACGCCAAGTCCGCCTTGTCTCGCCATTGAAATCGCCATTTTCGATTCAGTTACTGTGTCCATACCCGCTGAAATCACAGGAATATTCAATTTAATGCCTTCTGATAATTGAACACTTAAATCTACTTCTTTCGGTAAAACATCTGATTCTGCTGGTAACAACAACACATCGTCAAAAGTTAAAGATTCTTTTTCAAACTTATTTTCCCACATACTGGTATAGCCTCCTATTATTTGTTTTATAGTTATTATTTCATAACTTCCGTATTTTGTTGACTCTTTATTCCATTAAAAAAGAAATTCAAAATAATTGCTGAAATCGCGCCAAGTACAATACCATTTTGAGTTAACCATGCAAACTGCTCACCCAATGCTTCAAATGCTTGAGGTACTGCACTTATACCCGTTCCTAGCCCAACTGATACAGCAATTACTAACAAATTGTTTTGATTCTTAAAATTAATATTACCTAATATACTAACACCATATGCCATAACCATGCCAAACATAGCTATCATGGCACCACCTAATACTGGAAGTGGGATCATATTCGCCAATGCACCTAATTTAGGAATACATCCGCAAATGATCAATAATATCACCATGCCATATATCACATTGTTCTTTTTAGCACCTGATAACGATACTAACCCAACATTTTGCGAATATGCTGTATATGGGAAGGCGTTAAAAATTGACCCTAATATAATCGCAATGCCTTCTGCAGTATAGCCTTTACGGAAATCTTTACGTTCTAGTTTCTTACCTGTAATCTCACTTAATGCATGATACACACCTGTTGATTCTATCAAGCTGACTAATGCAACGATGAAAAATACAAGCGTCGCACCTAAGTCAAAGCTGAAAGTTGAAAACCTAAATGGCTGCGGTAACGCAAACCAATGCGCTGTTCCAACTTGCTTCACATCTACAATACCAAATATCGAAGCTAAAATCGTCCCTGCAACCAATCCTATTAAAATAGCAATAGATTTTAGAAAACCTGATGTAAATCGTTGAACGATCAAAATAATAATTAACGTCGCTGCACCAAGCATAATATTCGTAGCATCACCATAATCTTTTGCGTCTTCTCCACCAGCTAAATAATTCATTGCAACTGGCATAAGGTTAATCCCTATTATCGTAACTACACTACCTGTTACAACAGGTGGGAATAACTTCACTAAATGCGAAAAGAATGGTGCAATAACAACAACTAGGATACCTGATAAAAATAGTGAACCATATAAGTCACCAATACCTTTTGTCTGACCAATCAAAATCATTGGTGCAACTGCAGTGAATGTACACCCCAATACAATAGGTAATCCTGTACCAGTACCTTTCCAAACTTGTAAAAATGTAGCCACACCACACATAAAAATATCTACTGTAACTAAGAATGCAATCTCTTCTGGAGAGAAGTCTAAACTTGTTCCAACAATAATAGGAACTAAGATGGCTCCTGCATACATTGCTAATAAATGTTGTAAACTTAAGAAAAAGGTCTTCATGCTTCGTCCCCTAGAAACGTTACTTTGTTTCCACTTAAAGAAGCAACTTTACATAGTGATGAAACCGTAAGACCCGCTTGTTCTAATCGCTCTCTACCGGGTTGGAAGCTTTTCTCTACTACAATGCCAACACCGACCGTAGTCGCGTGCGCTTTTTCTACAATTTCGTTTAAACCAAGTGATGCATCGCCGTTCGCTAAAAAGTCATCTATAATTAATACGCGATCATGCTCACCTAAAAACTCATTTGAAACAATGACCGTACTTGTCGTGTTTTTTGTGAATGAATGGATATCTGCTTGATATACATCTTTCTTTAATGTACTCGGCACTGCTTTTTTCGCAAATAGACACGGTACATCAAAGTGCATTGCAGCCATGATAGCTGGTGCAATACCTGAAGCCTCTATTGTTAATATCTTAGTAATACCTTCGTCCTTAAACTGCTCATAAAACGTTTGTCCTACATCGTACATTAACCTTGCATCGATTTGATGATTTAAAAATCCGTCCACTTTCAAAATCTTCTCATCAATAACGACACCATCTGCTTCTACTTTCTGTTTCAACAAATCCACTCGAAAACCTCCTCATTTTGTGTACAAAAAAAGTCCTAAACTAACTTAGTTTCAGGATCTATGAGTGAACTTGCAATACGAGAAGAAGCCCTTCTTCAACTTTTAACTAATGTTGCCCAAATTGGTTGTTTCACATTCATTTCCCAAATTACATGTAAAAAGGTTAGATTTGTGACAACAGTAGCGATAAGTGTTCTAAAACGTGTATGTCTTCCTACGATTTAAAACATATGAATTCGAATTACTTATGTATTGTATTGGTTACCCATAGTCATATCGTTAATGGCGACATGGTAGAAACTTCTAAAGCCTTATCCTTTAGATTATATGAGTTAGATAAATTATTAACTGATGATAGCAAATTTTAGCTTTATTTTCAATACTCATATTACAAGTAAGCGCTTTATGACGACCTTTTTATTACTTTTTTCTCGAAAATATAAACGTTTTCTATAGCGAGAAAATGATGTTTGTCAGAGTTGTCTTTCCGTTATATAATAAAGTTGTATTCGTTTTATCTATATGTGAACTGGGTAAATACTTAATAATCATTAAAACAATGGCTGGAGGGATTTTACATGACAGATTTTACAATTGTACAAAATGAAGAAGAATTATTACAAAAAGTTAAAGAAAAAGTTTCTGAAGGATATGATGAATCAGAGTTATCCGTTTTATCTAGAACAAAACTCCATATTGATGAATTACATAATTCCGAAGTGAGTTTAATAGCAACAAGCGGATCATTTAGTGATAAAATCGCTAAGATTATGACTGGTGAAGACGGTGAAGAAGTTGTCTTATCTCACTACGATATTACAGATGATGAAAAAGAACATTATAAAAAGGAAATACTGAACGATAAATACATTATCGTAGCTGCGAGAGATACTTCTTCACATGAAGAAGTAGAAAAAACAAATGCTGCTTATGAAAGTGAATCAGTTGTAGGGCATCATTATGCCGAAGAATCAAATGGGCCAAAATCGTAGAGATACACTTATTACAATAATTTTGAGTCTGAAACATAATTGTATTTTTAATTTAGAAACTGCATAGTAGTTCACTAGATATTTAGTTATCCTAGTGGGGGGCGGGAATACGAAATCAAAATTTGATTTCTGTCCCGCTCTTTTTCTATTACATAATAATTATTAACAAGATTTGAATCATGCGTTAATAAATTACAAATATAACTATTATGTTATAATGAACGCAATAATTTTGGGGGGGGGTGTCTATGGAATTTAAAGCCGTAACATCAATTGATGATCCATTGTTCAAATCAGCTTTAAAGATATATGACGAAAAGTTTGATATCGGATTAACAGAGGACGAACAAATATTTAAACAATCGTTAAAAAATGAGCGTACTAAAGATGATTATTTATTTTTAGTAGGCATCGAGTCAGAAAAACCAGTGAGTTTAGCTACTGCTCACTATGAAGCAACGACGAACTCAGCTTTTTTAATATATTTAATAGCCCTTGATCAACCTAACCATGATGAATTAATCAATTTAACACTGAAGCGTATGGAAAAAGAAATTAATAAATTATCTAATCAACTACATGCTCATGATGTTAACTTCATCATGTTGGAAGTGCCAAAAGAACCTGAAGAAGTGTCTGAAGATGAGATAACTATTATGGATAACAGACGTCAGTTTTTATTCGAAAATGGTTTCGAAAGACAATATGATATCGATTATTTAGCACCCAGTCTGAAAAGTTTTTCTGAAGGACGACCTATGGATTTATTTATTAAAGCTAATATCGAATTAACTAAAGATATTTATGGTCCAAGTATTAAATCGAATTATATATTAAAGTATGTATTTGCTAACAGAATATCTAGAAGTGTTATTTATCCTTTACTTACAGAAATGGATTTGCGCAAATGATAGCAGGCACTACTTGAAATCACTGTTAAAACAGTTTAGACTAACATAGAGGTAAGACTGACGTTTCACTAACCGAAGACAAACGTCCGTATACATAAATCACTTATATGAAAGGACTTATTACTATGTTAACTAAAGAATTTGCACTACGTGTAGAGCTAAGTGAAAAACAAGTCCGTAAAATCGTTCAACATTTAGAAGAACGCGGGTACCAACTTAGCAAAACCGAATACCGTGGCCGTGAAGCTACAGATTTCAAAGAAGAGGATATTGAGCTTTTCCAAGAAATTGCCGAAAAAGTTAAACAAACCAATAGTTATGATTTAGCTTTCGAGGAATTAGAAAAAGAAAAAGACTTCCTACAAGTGCTTGTTAAAGACAATGACAGTAATCTACCTACTGATCAAAACGTATCTAAACTTGTGGATGACTTACGCTCTGAAATCCAAAAAATGCGTGACGAACGTCAAATGCTCGGGCAAATGATTAACCAAGTACACCAACAGCAGCATGAATTACATGAAATGCAAAATCAAATCACATCAAAATTAGATGCTAACACTGAATCATTAAAGGCTATCCAAACATCAACGGATGAAATTAAGACAACTCAAAGTGTGATTCAAGATTCTCAAAAAGAACAATCAGAACTTGTGAAATCTAATGTTGAGACAGACAATATCACTGCTTCTACCGGTACAACTGCTAGTAAGGGAGATAAGTTGACTGATAATACTACTGAACAAACTTCAGCTGCTACTACACATCCAGCTAAAGACAGTAAAGTAAGTACTGAAAACACTTCAAACCCAGCTCAAGTTGAAGATAGTGAGATTACGCAAGTTGGTGCTCAACCATCTACTGTAGCTAAACCAACAACTGATGATAGCAAAGTTGCTTCAGCTACTGCTGCTTCAACTTCTTCTACAAGCGAGACAGCTAAAGAAACTGATACAGCGCGTGCTACAGCTTCAACAGAAGAAAAAGATACAACTTCCGTTGATAAAGCTAAAGATGACTCAATCCAAAAAACACCAGACAATGATCATGCTACTGACATAGCATCATCTAGTGAGCAAGAAACAGCTTCAGAGCAAACACACGCTTATGAATCACCACTTGCTAAAGAAGAACCAAAAGATGAACGCAAAGGATTTTTTGCTCGTTTATTCAACCTATAAAGAAACGCTAATTTATTTAAACCATCCCCAACAATCAAGGGATGGTTTTTTTATATAATTATCCAGTATATCAATCTTCTCTCCTCACCCCTTGCTCCACCGATAAAAACGCCTTCATAGCAGTGCCTCAACGCATTTCACTATTGTCAGAATATAAAGTCATTTTTATTTTTAAATTTTCTTGCAAAATAGACTTGAATATTATCAACTTTTCTAATATCCTTAGTATGCTTATCGTAATTAAAAATATTAAATTATGAAAGTGTAGGTCCTGCTTTATGTTATTAACAATTCTTAACATCGTCATTTTTGTGGCCTTCCTCATCGGATTATATGTAATGGCTAAACGACACGTGTCATTTCCAAAACGTGTTTTTAGTGCTTTAGGCGTAGGTATCATTTATGGTATTTTCATTCATCTAATTTATGGTGTGGATTCTACGATTACTAAACAAACAACAGATTGGTTTAGTATTGTCGGTGATGGCTATATCGCATTATTACAAATGATAGTAATGCCCTTAATCTTTATTTCAATCGTTTCAGCTTTCACTAAAATTCAAATTGGAGAAAAATTTGCTAAAATCGGCATTTATATTTTCATGTTCTTAATCGGTACAGTAGCTATCGCAGCTATTGTCGGTATTGTATCTGCCCTAATTTTTGGTTTAGATGCTTCTTCTATCGATTTAGGAAGTGCTGAAAGCTCAAGAGGTAATGAACTTGCAAGTCAGGCTAAAGGCATGACTGCCAATACATTGCCACAGCAAATCTTAGAGTTACTACCAAGTAATCCATTCTTAGATTTCACAGGTCAACGTACAACTTCTACTATTGCAGTTGTTATATTTGCTGCATTTATTGGTTTTGCATTTTTACGTGTAATGCGCAAACAACCTGAAAGCGGAAATATCTTAAAACGTGGTATCGATGCATTGTACAACCTAGTAATGGCCATTGTAACGTTCGTATTACGCTTAACACCTTATGGTATTTTAGCAATTATGACATCAACGATTGCAACAAGTGACTTTGGTGCTATATGGACATTAGGTAAATTTGTGCTCGCATCTTATGCAGCACTTATCGTAATGTATATCATTCACTTAATTATTGTTACAGGATTAGGTTTAAACCCTGTTACTTTCGTTAAGAAAACAGGTGAAGTACTACTATTTGCCTTTACGTCTCGTTCAAGTGCAGGCTCATTACCACTTAACGTACAAACTCAAAAAAATCGTTTAGGTGTACCAGATGGCATCGCTAATTTCTCTGCCTCATTTGGTTTATCTATCGGACAGAATGGTTGTGCGGGTATTTATCCAGCTATGCTAGCTGTCATGGTAGCACCTGCTGCCGGTGTGGAAGTTAACTTACAATTTATATTGGCAGTTATCGGTGTTGTCATTATTAGTTCATTTGGTGTAGCTGGTGTTGGTGGCGGCGCAACGTTTGCTTCAATCATCGTATTGTCTACACTGAACTTACCTGTTGCACTTGCTGGTGTGTTAATTTCTGTAGAGCCATTAATTGATATGGGTCGTACTGCATTGAACGTCAATGACTCTTTACTTG
This window harbors:
- the guaB gene encoding IMP dehydrogenase gives rise to the protein MWENKFEKESLTFDDVLLLPAESDVLPKEVDLSVQLSEGIKLNIPVISAGMDTVTESKMAISMARQGGLGVIHKNMNIEDQADEVQKVKRSENGVISNPFFLTPEESVFEAEALMGKYRISGVPIVNSKEDRQFVGIITNRDLRFIEDFSIKISDVMTKDGLVTAPVGTTLDEAEKLLQKHKIEKLPLVKEGRLEGLITIKDIEKVLEFPYSAKDAHGRLLVGAAIGIAKDTDIRAKKLVEAGVDALVIDTAHGHSKGVLDQVAHIKEQFPQVTLIAGNVATTAGTKALYDAGADVVKVGIGPGSICTTRVVAGVGVPQITAIYDCATEARRQGKSIIADGGIKFSGDIIKALAAGGHAVMLGSLLAGTEESPGATEVFQGRQYKVYRGMGSLGAMESGSNDRYFQEDKTPKKFVPEGIEGRIAYKGSLQDTIYQLMGGVRSGMGYTGSRNLEALREEAQFTRMGPAGLAESHPHDVQITKESPNYSF
- a CDS encoding general stress protein; protein product: MTDFTIVQNEEELLQKVKEKVSEGYDESELSVLSRTKLHIDELHNSEVSLIATSGSFSDKIAKIMTGEDGEEVVLSHYDITDDEKEHYKKEILNDKYIIVAARDTSSHEEVEKTNAAYESESVVGHHYAEESNGPKS
- the guaA gene encoding glutamine-hydrolyzing GMP synthase, with amino-acid sequence MEMAKEQELILVLDFGSQYNQLITRRIREMGVYSELHDHEMSIDEIKSLNPKGIILSGGPNSVYEEDSFTIDPEIYNLGIPILGICYGMQLTTKLLGGKVERANEREYGKAVINAKTDELFFGLPEEQNVWMSHSDKVIEIPEGFEVIADSPSTSYAAIEDKERRIYGVQFHPEVRHTEFGNDLLRNFVRRVCDCTGQWSMENFIDIEIEKIRNLVGDRKVLSAMSGGVDSSVVSVLLHKAIGDQLTCIFVDHGLLRKGEGDMVMEQFGEGFNMNIIRVDAQERFMSKLKGVSDPEQKRKIIGNEFIYVFDDESSKLEGVDFLAQGTLYTDVIESGTKTAQTIKSHHNVGGLPEDMEFQLIEPINTLFKDEVRELGIELGIPEHLVWRQPFPGPGLGIRVLGEITEDKLEIVRESDAILRQVVREEGLEREIWQYFTVLPGIQSVGVMGDYRTYDHTVGIRAVTSIDGMTSDFARIDWEVLQKISSRIVNEVDHVNRVVYDITSKPPSTIEWE
- a CDS encoding L-cystine transporter; amino-acid sequence: MLLTILNIVIFVAFLIGLYVMAKRHVSFPKRVFSALGVGIIYGIFIHLIYGVDSTITKQTTDWFSIVGDGYIALLQMIVMPLIFISIVSAFTKIQIGEKFAKIGIYIFMFLIGTVAIAAIVGIVSALIFGLDASSIDLGSAESSRGNELASQAKGMTANTLPQQILELLPSNPFLDFTGQRTTSTIAVVIFAAFIGFAFLRVMRKQPESGNILKRGIDALYNLVMAIVTFVLRLTPYGILAIMTSTIATSDFGAIWTLGKFVLASYAALIVMYIIHLIIVTGLGLNPVTFVKKTGEVLLFAFTSRSSAGSLPLNVQTQKNRLGVPDGIANFSASFGLSIGQNGCAGIYPAMLAVMVAPAAGVEVNLQFILAVIGVVIISSFGVAGVGGGATFASIIVLSTLNLPVALAGVLISVEPLIDMGRTALNVNDSLLAGTGTAKLTDNLDKDAYNAEEYGEITG
- the pbuX gene encoding xanthine permease PbuX, with protein sequence MKTFFLSLQHLLAMYAGAILVPIIVGTSLDFSPEEIAFLVTVDIFMCGVATFLQVWKGTGTGLPIVLGCTFTAVAPMILIGQTKGIGDLYGSLFLSGILVVVIAPFFSHLVKLFPPVVTGSVVTIIGINLMPVAMNYLAGGEDAKDYGDATNIMLGAATLIIILIVQRFTSGFLKSIAILIGLVAGTILASIFGIVDVKQVGTAHWFALPQPFRFSTFSFDLGATLVFFIVALVSLIESTGVYHALSEITGKKLERKDFRKGYTAEGIAIILGSIFNAFPYTAYSQNVGLVSLSGAKKNNVIYGMVILLIICGCIPKLGALANMIPLPVLGGAMIAMFGMVMAYGVSILGNINFKNQNNLLVIAVSVGLGTGISAVPQAFEALGEQFAWLTQNGIVLGAISAIILNFFFNGIKSQQNTEVMK
- the xpt gene encoding xanthine phosphoribosyltransferase — its product is MDLLKQKVEADGVVIDEKILKVDGFLNHQIDARLMYDVGQTFYEQFKDEGITKILTIEASGIAPAIMAAMHFDVPCLFAKKAVPSTLKKDVYQADIHSFTKNTTSTVIVSNEFLGEHDRVLIIDDFLANGDASLGLNEIVEKAHATTVGVGIVVEKSFQPGRERLEQAGLTVSSLCKVASLSGNKVTFLGDEA